The Setaria italica strain Yugu1 chromosome IX, Setaria_italica_v2.0, whole genome shotgun sequence genome has a window encoding:
- the LOC101768254 gene encoding uncharacterized protein LOC101768254 produces MQRSSASTFPTITFEEALRREREYRKRLDRTHPHLLTALNGAPEQQKEVGTDSVTVAFKRKLAPESSVPQQQSSFSCSAVQRQPGNWYPLKKKVKVPHPPSHIQQCPRPNVVPSFWCKICKVDCVTEFNFGAHIGGKKHKAKKLEILGNRNTGRPGSECSGNRNPVQNSHAVSGSRNNETNVSSGIVCADLSSDSRTNVTEESGCTNPPMSSLDFTAI; encoded by the exons ATGCAGAGATCTAGTGCATCAACTTTTCCTACAATCACATTCGAGGAAGCTCttcggagagagagggagtatCGTAAGAGATTAGATAGGACTCACCCTCATCTGCTGACTGCCCTCAATGGAGCCCCTGAACAGCAGAAA GAGGTCGGTACAGATTCAGTAACTGTTGCTTTTAAGAGAAAGTTAGCCCCAGAGAGCAGTGTGCCTCAACAGCAGTCTAGTTTCAGTTGTTCCGCTGTACAGAGACAGCCAGGCAATTGGTACCCCTTGAAGAAAAAAGTGAAAGTTCCACATCCACCTTCCCACATACAGCAATGTCCCAGACCAAACGTGGTGCCTTCCTTTTGGTGTAAAATTTGCAAGGTTGATTGTGTTACTGAATTCAATTTTGGTGCCCACATTGGAGGGAAAAAGCATAAGGCTAAAAAGCTGGAGATCCTTGGAAATAGGAACACTGGAAGACCTGGCAGTGAGTGTTCAGGTAACAGGAATCCTGTACAAAATAGCCATGCAGTGTCTGGAAGCAGAAACAATGAAACAAATGTGTCTAGTGGTATTGTTTGTGCTGATCTGTCCTCTGACAGCAGAACTAATGTAACAGAAGAAAGCGGATGCACTAACCCTCCCATGAGCAGCTTGGATTTCACTGCAATCTGA